The following proteins are encoded in a genomic region of Variovorax paradoxus:
- a CDS encoding site-2 protease family protein codes for MDISNLIQTVLIYALPVVFAITVHEAAHGYVARHFGDNTAEVMGRVTLNPIKHIDPIGTILMPLMLYFATSGAFLFGYAKPVPVNFGHLRHPKRDMIWVALAGPVSNFIQAILWALVLVGLIAAGINETFFIKMAQGGVLVNLVMWAFNLFPLPPLDGGRVLAGLLPNGPAQNFLARIEPFGFFIVMGLVIAGVVSTFWLRPLMDVGYTVINLLISPLTALLR; via the coding sequence GTGGATATTTCCAACCTGATACAGACCGTGCTTATTTACGCACTGCCCGTGGTCTTCGCGATCACGGTGCACGAGGCGGCGCACGGTTATGTGGCGCGCCATTTCGGTGACAACACGGCCGAAGTGATGGGCCGCGTGACGCTCAATCCGATCAAGCACATCGACCCCATCGGGACCATCCTGATGCCGCTGATGCTGTACTTTGCAACCTCTGGGGCCTTCCTGTTCGGCTATGCCAAGCCGGTGCCGGTGAACTTCGGGCACCTGCGTCATCCGAAGCGCGACATGATCTGGGTGGCGCTGGCCGGCCCGGTGTCGAATTTCATACAGGCCATTCTTTGGGCGCTGGTGCTGGTCGGGCTCATCGCGGCAGGCATCAATGAAACCTTTTTCATCAAGATGGCGCAAGGCGGCGTGCTGGTCAACCTCGTGATGTGGGCCTTCAACCTCTTTCCGCTGCCTCCACTCGACGGCGGCCGCGTGCTCGCGGGCCTGCTTCCCAACGGACCGGCGCAGAATTTTCTGGCGCGCATCGAGCCCTTCGGTTTCTTCATCGTGATGGGCCTGGTGATCGCGGGCGTTGTCAGCACCTTCTGGCTGCGCCCGTTGATGGACGTCGGCTACACGGTCATCAACCTGCTTATCTCCCCGCTCACGGCTTTGCTGCGTTAA
- a CDS encoding nucleotidyltransferase domain-containing protein — MPKMGKSIAPAVEKTASLADALFTMTQQRVLGYLFGQPERSFFSSELIKLTGAGSGAVQRELKHLTDSGLLVTSRVGNQKHYQANASAPIYEELSSIVRKTFGLAGPLREALAPLADKIDAAFVFGSVAKKSDTATSDIDLLLISEELAYSDLFLALDAVSARLGRTVNPTLFTRKELMRKHKDGESFVRRVMEQPKLWVIGDADALPA, encoded by the coding sequence ATGCCCAAAATGGGTAAATCAATAGCGCCAGCCGTCGAGAAAACCGCCAGCCTGGCGGATGCTCTTTTCACCATGACTCAGCAGCGCGTGCTCGGCTACCTTTTCGGCCAGCCCGAGCGCAGCTTCTTTTCCAGCGAGCTGATCAAGCTTACCGGTGCGGGCTCCGGCGCCGTGCAACGCGAACTCAAACATCTGACCGACAGCGGCCTGCTCGTCACCTCGCGCGTCGGCAACCAGAAGCACTATCAAGCGAACGCCTCGGCGCCGATCTACGAGGAGTTGAGCAGCATCGTGCGCAAGACCTTCGGGCTCGCCGGTCCGCTGCGGGAAGCCTTGGCACCTCTCGCCGACAAGATCGACGCTGCCTTCGTGTTCGGCTCGGTCGCCAAGAAGAGCGACACGGCAACGAGCGACATCGACCTGCTCCTGATCAGTGAAGAACTTGCGTATTCGGATCTGTTTCTCGCGCTCGACGCGGTATCGGCACGACTCGGCCGTACAGTAAACCCGACCCTGTTCACGAGAAAGGAACTCATGCGAAAACACAAGGACGGCGAATCGTTCGTGAGGCGCGTCATGGAACAGCCCAAGCTCTGGGTGATCGGCGACGCAGATGCCCTCCCCGCTTGA
- a CDS encoding transporter has translation MPALHDLAASSYGGDEAGLICGYLFDAAASKPVETIDSARAAAWLDSGESPSSDSAFLWLHFNLSHAQAERWLLRHAQLSDTFYETLHEGLPSTRIERADDSLIAVINDVHFEFSFEPSDISTLWISVGPRLVVTARTKPLRSVDALRTAVKAGDAPRSSTELLEHLLRAQADVLVKIVRGVTSRIDRIEDELLAGRLDHKRARLGVLRRLLVRLQRLLAPEPAALFRLLQGPPAWMAEPDVQELRGSTEEFSVVLRDMQALQERIKLLQEEIAANVNEDNNRSLFVLTVVTVLALPINILAGLFGMNVGGIPLAEHKHGFWIVVAIVASFTAVAAWAAFRKKR, from the coding sequence TTGCCGGCACTCCATGACCTGGCCGCCAGTTCATACGGCGGCGACGAAGCCGGGCTGATCTGCGGCTATCTGTTCGACGCCGCCGCGTCGAAACCCGTAGAGACCATCGACTCGGCGCGGGCCGCGGCTTGGCTGGACAGCGGCGAGTCTCCCTCGTCGGACTCCGCATTCTTGTGGTTGCACTTCAATTTGAGCCACGCGCAGGCCGAGCGGTGGCTATTGCGCCATGCGCAACTCTCCGACACCTTCTACGAAACCCTGCACGAAGGACTGCCCTCCACGCGCATCGAGCGCGCCGACGATTCGCTGATCGCGGTCATCAACGACGTGCACTTCGAGTTCAGCTTCGAGCCTTCGGACATCTCCACGCTCTGGATCAGCGTGGGGCCGCGCCTCGTGGTCACGGCGCGCACCAAGCCGCTGCGCTCGGTCGATGCGCTGCGAACGGCGGTCAAGGCCGGCGACGCGCCGCGCTCGAGCACCGAACTGCTCGAGCACCTGCTACGCGCCCAAGCCGATGTGCTGGTGAAGATCGTGCGCGGCGTCACTTCTCGCATCGACCGCATCGAAGACGAGCTGCTGGCCGGCCGGCTCGACCACAAGCGCGCGCGGCTCGGCGTGCTGCGCCGGCTGCTGGTCCGGCTGCAGCGGCTGCTGGCCCCCGAGCCCGCCGCCCTCTTCCGCCTGCTGCAGGGGCCGCCGGCCTGGATGGCGGAGCCCGATGTGCAGGAACTGCGCGGCTCTACCGAAGAGTTTTCGGTGGTGCTGCGCGACATGCAGGCGCTGCAGGAGCGCATCAAGCTGCTGCAGGAAGAAATTGCCGCCAATGTGAACGAGGACAACAACCGCAGCCTCTTCGTGCTGACGGTGGTGACGGTGCTCGCCCTGCCCATCAACATCCTCGCCGGCCTGTTCGGAATGAACGTGGGCGGCATACCGCTGGCCGAGCACAAGCACGGGTTCTGGATCGTCGTGGCCATCGTCGCGAGCTTTACCGCGGTGGCGGCGTGGGCGGCTTTTCGCAAGAAGCGCTGA
- a CDS encoding DMT family transporter — MSQSPGPGTGSAASAALANARAAAQRTRDVESERILAGIGMVLVAVACFATLDTATKTSTAAVPILMGVWFRYAFQAVATAAVLLPRHGTALLRTQHPRYQLLRGALLLVSSTLAFLSLRYMPLAEFTSIVLIAPLVITLLAATTLKEHVSVLRWALVAGGFIGTLVILRPGGDAFSWAVLLPIGLVLTNAWFQVLTSRLAQTENPLTMHFYTGWVGALIASLALPFVWTALPSWHWWALLCLMGFMGTVGHFILILAYQRAPASTLTPYLYAQIAFAMLGGWLVFSHVPDRFSLIGISMIAVCGAAGAWLTVRERRVPIEPAES, encoded by the coding sequence GTGAGCCAGAGCCCCGGGCCCGGCACCGGCAGCGCGGCATCGGCCGCACTGGCGAACGCCCGCGCCGCAGCGCAGCGGACGCGCGACGTCGAATCCGAACGCATCCTCGCGGGCATCGGCATGGTGCTGGTGGCGGTGGCCTGCTTTGCGACGCTCGACACGGCCACCAAGACATCGACCGCGGCCGTGCCGATCCTCATGGGCGTGTGGTTCCGCTATGCCTTCCAGGCCGTGGCCACTGCGGCCGTGCTGCTGCCGCGCCACGGTACGGCGCTGTTGCGCACGCAGCATCCGCGCTATCAGCTGCTGCGCGGCGCGTTGTTGCTGGTGTCGAGCACGCTGGCCTTTCTGAGCCTGCGCTACATGCCGCTGGCGGAATTCACGTCCATCGTGCTGATTGCACCGCTCGTCATCACCCTGCTGGCGGCCACCACGCTCAAGGAGCATGTCTCGGTGCTGCGCTGGGCCCTGGTGGCGGGCGGCTTCATCGGCACGCTGGTCATCCTGCGGCCGGGCGGCGATGCGTTCAGCTGGGCCGTGCTGCTGCCCATCGGGCTGGTGCTGACCAACGCATGGTTCCAGGTGCTCACGAGCAGGCTGGCGCAGACCGAGAACCCGCTGACCATGCACTTCTATACCGGCTGGGTGGGTGCGCTGATCGCCTCGCTGGCGCTGCCGTTCGTGTGGACGGCGCTGCCCTCGTGGCACTGGTGGGCATTGCTGTGCCTCATGGGCTTCATGGGCACGGTGGGGCACTTCATTCTGATCCTCGCCTACCAGCGCGCACCTGCATCGACGCTCACGCCGTACCTGTATGCGCAGATCGCCTTTGCCATGCTGGGCGGCTGGCTTGTTTTTTCCCACGTGCCCGACCGCTTCTCGCTCATCGGCATCTCGATGATCGCGGTGTGCGGTGCGGCCGGCGCCTGGCTGACCGTGCGCGAGCGCCGCGTCCCCATCGAGCCCGCGGAATCGTAA
- a CDS encoding L-threonylcarbamoyladenylate synthase has translation MAQYFEVHPDNPQQRLLKQAATLLQRGEIVAVPTDSSYALACHLDDKDAVDQLRRIRQVDEKHHLTLLCRDLSELANYARVDNKQYRLLKAATPGPYTFLLEATKEVPRRVSHPQRKTIGLRVPDHKVLLELLMLHGAPLLATTLIAPGETEALNDAQTIRERFEKQIGAVIDAGACASQPTTVVDLTPMATGDDPVVVRQGRGALAVLGL, from the coding sequence ATGGCCCAGTACTTCGAAGTTCACCCCGACAACCCCCAACAACGCCTGCTCAAGCAAGCCGCCACGCTGCTCCAGCGCGGAGAGATCGTGGCCGTGCCCACCGACTCGAGCTACGCGCTGGCGTGCCACCTCGACGACAAGGACGCGGTCGACCAACTGCGCCGCATCCGCCAGGTCGACGAGAAGCACCACCTCACGCTGCTCTGCCGCGACCTGAGCGAACTGGCCAACTACGCGCGGGTCGACAACAAGCAGTACCGCCTGCTGAAGGCGGCCACGCCGGGGCCCTACACCTTTCTGCTCGAAGCCACCAAGGAAGTGCCACGGCGCGTGAGCCATCCACAGCGCAAGACCATCGGCCTGCGCGTGCCCGACCACAAGGTGCTGCTGGAGCTGCTGATGCTGCACGGAGCGCCGCTGCTGGCCACGACGCTGATCGCACCCGGCGAAACAGAAGCGCTGAACGATGCGCAAACGATCCGCGAGCGCTTCGAGAAGCAGATTGGCGCCGTCATCGACGCCGGCGCCTGCGCTTCGCAACCCACCACGGTGGTCGACCTCACGCCCATGGCCACGGGCGACGATCCGGTCGTGGTGCGGCAAGGCCGCGGCGCGCTGGCGGTGCTCGGCCTCTGA
- a CDS encoding extracellular catalytic domain type 1 short-chain-length polyhydroxyalkanoate depolymerase: protein MVRRSTASVFARAYERNLKALTKITLGNSKRVAGQVQRAAGQRLKPPPGKGDWLSGMALGPGGARGYHLFRPAGLQLKPGEKLPLMVMLHGCGQTGRDFAASTRMNALAVRQRFLVLYPEQDRLAHPQGCWNWYERRSGKADAEAATLMAAVDQACMLYPVDRDRVALAGLSAGASMAALLATRYPQRFRAVVMHSGVAPGAAKSPATALGAMRGQNVPPMPATAVGKAMGAAAVFATLPPMLVLHGDADAVVAPSNAVSSAAVWATAMGARPGLPRDVQRGKRRAMRLTDFRRKGRTVVALCEIAGLGHAWSGGAAKLLFSDAAGPDATRMAWAFAAAQFKHAAKA, encoded by the coding sequence ATGGTCCGTCGTTCCACTGCTTCCGTTTTCGCCCGCGCCTACGAGCGCAACCTCAAGGCACTCACCAAGATCACGCTCGGCAACAGCAAGCGCGTGGCCGGCCAGGTGCAGCGCGCGGCAGGCCAGCGGCTCAAGCCGCCGCCCGGCAAGGGCGACTGGCTCAGCGGCATGGCGCTCGGCCCCGGCGGCGCGCGGGGCTATCACCTGTTTCGTCCGGCCGGCCTGCAACTGAAGCCCGGCGAGAAGCTGCCGCTGATGGTCATGCTGCACGGCTGCGGCCAGACCGGTCGAGACTTCGCGGCCAGCACGCGCATGAACGCGCTGGCCGTGCGCCAGCGCTTCCTGGTGCTCTACCCCGAGCAGGACAGGCTGGCCCATCCGCAAGGCTGCTGGAACTGGTACGAGCGCCGCTCCGGTAAGGCCGACGCCGAGGCCGCCACGCTGATGGCCGCCGTCGACCAGGCCTGCATGCTCTACCCGGTGGACCGCGATCGCGTGGCGCTGGCCGGTCTTTCGGCCGGGGCCAGCATGGCGGCGCTGCTGGCCACGCGCTATCCGCAGCGCTTTCGCGCGGTGGTGATGCATTCGGGCGTGGCACCCGGCGCCGCGAAGTCGCCGGCCACTGCGCTCGGCGCCATGCGCGGCCAGAACGTACCGCCGATGCCCGCGACCGCGGTGGGCAAGGCGATGGGCGCCGCGGCCGTCTTCGCGACCCTGCCCCCGATGCTGGTGCTGCACGGCGATGCCGATGCCGTGGTGGCGCCCAGCAACGCCGTGAGCAGCGCCGCCGTGTGGGCCACGGCCATGGGCGCGCGGCCCGGATTGCCGCGCGACGTGCAGCGTGGGAAGCGCCGCGCGATGCGCCTGACCGATTTCAGGCGCAAGGGCCGCACCGTCGTCGCGCTGTGCGAGATCGCCGGGCTCGGCCATGCGTGGAGCGGCGGCGCGGCCAAGCTGTTGTTCAGCGATGCGGCCGGGCCCGATGCGACGCGCATGGCCTGGGCCTTTGCAGCCGCGCAGTTCAAGCACGCCGCCAAGGCTTGA
- the ppk2 gene encoding polyphosphate kinase 2, which produces MPTSALPDHEDLMQRIARDLIDSYDEELELEIEDRNFDGSDPEARSSDKAARQAYFKELFRLQGELVKLQDWVQHSRQKVVILFEGRDAAGKGGVIKRITQRLNPRVARVAALPAPNDRERTQWYFQRYAAHLPAAGEMVLFDRSWYNRAGVERVMGFCTDGEYEEFFRTVPEFEKMLVRSGIKLIKYWFSITDDEQHMRFLGRIHDPLKQWKLSPMDLESRRRWEEYTKAKEIMLERTHIPEAPWWVVQAVDKKKARLNCISHLLGQLPYQEVAHPPVELPSRVRHDDYLRQPVPANMIVPEIY; this is translated from the coding sequence ATGCCGACGAGCGCACTTCCAGACCACGAAGACCTGATGCAACGCATCGCCCGCGACCTGATCGACAGCTATGACGAAGAGCTCGAGCTCGAAATCGAGGACCGCAACTTCGACGGCTCCGACCCCGAGGCCCGTTCGAGCGACAAGGCCGCCCGGCAGGCCTACTTCAAGGAACTGTTCCGCCTGCAGGGCGAGCTCGTGAAGCTGCAGGACTGGGTGCAGCACAGCCGGCAGAAGGTGGTCATTCTTTTCGAAGGCCGCGATGCGGCCGGCAAGGGCGGCGTCATCAAGCGCATCACGCAGCGCCTGAACCCGCGTGTGGCCCGCGTGGCCGCATTGCCCGCGCCCAACGACCGCGAACGCACGCAGTGGTACTTCCAGCGCTATGCCGCGCACCTGCCGGCCGCCGGCGAAATGGTGCTGTTCGACCGCAGCTGGTACAACCGCGCCGGCGTCGAGCGCGTGATGGGCTTTTGCACCGACGGCGAATACGAAGAGTTCTTCCGCACCGTGCCGGAGTTCGAGAAGATGTTGGTGCGCTCGGGCATCAAGCTCATCAAATACTGGTTCTCCATCACCGACGACGAGCAGCACATGCGCTTTCTCGGCCGCATCCACGATCCGCTCAAGCAGTGGAAGCTGAGCCCCATGGATCTGGAAAGCCGCCGCCGCTGGGAGGAATACACCAAGGCGAAGGAAATCATGCTGGAGCGCACCCACATCCCCGAAGCGCCGTGGTGGGTGGTGCAGGCCGTCGACAAGAAGAAGGCGCGCCTGAACTGCATCAGCCATCTGCTGGGCCAGTTGCCCTACCAGGAAGTGGCGCATCCGCCGGTCGAGCTGCCATCGCGCGTGCGGCACGACGACTACCTGCGCCAACCCGTGCCGGCGAACATGATCGTGCCGGAGATCTACTGA
- a CDS encoding MFS transporter: MTQSNIAVPAASLSSTAGHGASAARPGPLALWVMLSGTFLVVLDFFIVNVALPSMQRELQAGTGTLQMVVAGYGLATAAGLITGGRLGDLFGRRRMFMLGLLLFTLASAACGFAPNAELLVAARVLQGLAGALLQPQVLAMIGLAYAGEDRARAFAAYGLTLGLGATLGQLVGGLLIHADVAGLGWRSCFLINVPIGLLALVLAPRVIPPLANSGTSRLDLIGMLLVAAASVAVVLPLVEGRAQGWPLWSWLCLATALPLLAAFAFQQRRLAARGGAPLVAPALLANRRFAMGLFTTLAFYAGNASLYFVLALYLQQGLALGPLTSGLVFTSLAIGFFAASMAGARLARRFGGKPPIALGAPVLAAGHALQFVNVAGWVGHTHVVAWMVPLLLVQGAGLGMVMAPLVSTVLAGLPSQHAGVASGVLSMVQQASNALGVALIGILFYGRLGDAANAAGYAGAFGVALVYLTVSALMVAVLHRRATQH, from the coding sequence ATGACGCAGTCAAACATCGCTGTTCCGGCAGCATCGCTTTCATCCACGGCCGGCCACGGCGCGAGCGCGGCCAGGCCCGGCCCACTCGCCCTGTGGGTCATGCTCAGCGGCACCTTCCTGGTGGTGCTGGACTTCTTCATCGTCAACGTCGCGCTGCCCTCGATGCAGCGCGAGCTGCAGGCCGGCACGGGCACCTTGCAGATGGTGGTGGCCGGCTATGGCCTTGCCACCGCCGCGGGCCTGATCACCGGCGGCCGGCTCGGCGACCTGTTCGGCCGGCGCCGCATGTTCATGCTGGGCCTCTTGCTGTTCACGCTCGCCTCGGCCGCCTGCGGTTTCGCACCGAATGCCGAGCTGCTGGTAGCGGCTCGCGTGCTGCAGGGGCTGGCCGGTGCGCTGCTGCAACCGCAGGTGCTCGCGATGATCGGCCTGGCCTACGCCGGCGAGGATCGTGCGCGTGCGTTTGCGGCCTATGGGCTCACGCTGGGCCTGGGCGCCACGCTGGGTCAGTTGGTGGGCGGGCTGTTGATCCATGCCGACGTGGCCGGGCTTGGATGGCGCAGTTGCTTTCTCATCAACGTGCCCATCGGCCTGCTGGCACTGGTGTTGGCACCGCGCGTCATTCCGCCGCTGGCGAACAGCGGCACCAGCAGGCTCGACCTGATCGGCATGCTGCTGGTGGCCGCGGCTTCGGTGGCCGTGGTGCTGCCGCTGGTGGAAGGGCGCGCGCAAGGCTGGCCGCTTTGGAGTTGGCTGTGCCTGGCCACGGCGCTGCCGCTGCTGGCTGCCTTTGCCTTCCAGCAGCGCCGCCTCGCTGCAAGAGGCGGCGCACCGCTGGTGGCGCCCGCACTGCTGGCGAACCGCCGCTTCGCCATGGGGCTGTTCACCACACTGGCCTTCTATGCCGGAAACGCTTCGCTGTACTTCGTGCTGGCGCTCTACCTGCAGCAAGGCCTGGCGCTGGGCCCGCTGACCTCGGGCCTCGTCTTCACGTCATTGGCGATCGGCTTCTTCGCGGCCTCGATGGCCGGTGCGCGCCTTGCACGCCGCTTCGGCGGCAAGCCGCCGATCGCGCTCGGTGCGCCGGTGCTGGCCGCTGGCCATGCGCTGCAGTTCGTCAACGTCGCCGGGTGGGTTGGCCACACGCATGTGGTCGCGTGGATGGTGCCGTTGCTGCTGGTGCAGGGCGCGGGGCTCGGCATGGTGATGGCGCCGTTGGTCTCCACCGTGCTGGCCGGGCTGCCGTCGCAGCATGCGGGCGTGGCGTCGGGTGTGCTGTCGATGGTGCAGCAGGCGAGCAATGCGCTGGGCGTGGCGCTGATCGGCATCCTGTTCTATGGGCGGCTGGGCGATGCGGCGAATGCGGCGGGCTATGCGGGCGCATTCGGTGTGGCGCTGGTGTACCTGACGGTCTCTGCGTTGATGGTGGCGGTGCTGCATCGGCGGGCGACGCAGCACTGA
- a CDS encoding AraC family transcriptional regulator: MDPLDDVFAAMRVRSALYARLEAGAPWGLSLAGGESARFGLVVRGSCLLEVDGVDHPVALAAGDCYVLAHGSPYVLRDRPDTPTVSCTSVVRDRIGGVVELGGTSAAASVICGWFHFDPRAARPLLDLLPVLLHVKMEEARALALQGTLQLLAMETGEPGLGSGLLVSRLADIVFVQAVRAHVAAGGESQTGWLGALADTRIGPALRAMHKDMARDWTVESLASTASLSRSAFAQRFRERVGQAPLEYLTQWRMFKAGNMLGQGNAALGTIAGAVGYESEAAFSKAFKREKGMAPGAWRAATREGVAA, encoded by the coding sequence ATGGATCCGCTCGACGACGTCTTCGCCGCCATGCGCGTGCGCAGCGCGCTGTATGCCCGCCTCGAAGCCGGCGCGCCCTGGGGCCTCAGCCTGGCAGGTGGCGAGAGTGCGCGCTTCGGCCTCGTGGTGCGCGGCAGCTGCTTGCTCGAAGTCGATGGGGTCGACCACCCTGTCGCGCTCGCCGCCGGCGACTGCTATGTGCTGGCGCACGGCTCGCCCTATGTGCTGCGCGACCGTCCGGACACGCCGACGGTGAGCTGCACCTCGGTCGTGCGCGACCGCATCGGCGGCGTCGTCGAACTGGGCGGCACGAGCGCCGCGGCCTCGGTGATCTGCGGCTGGTTCCATTTCGACCCGCGCGCCGCGCGCCCGTTGCTCGACCTGTTGCCGGTGCTGCTGCACGTGAAGATGGAAGAGGCGCGCGCCCTGGCGCTGCAGGGCACGCTGCAGCTGCTTGCGATGGAAACCGGCGAACCCGGCCTCGGCTCCGGGTTGCTCGTGAGCCGGCTGGCCGACATCGTGTTCGTGCAGGCAGTGCGCGCCCACGTCGCGGCCGGCGGCGAATCGCAGACGGGCTGGCTGGGCGCGCTGGCCGACACCCGCATCGGCCCCGCGCTGCGCGCGATGCACAAGGACATGGCCCGCGACTGGACGGTGGAATCGCTGGCCTCTACCGCCAGCCTGTCGCGCTCGGCCTTCGCGCAGCGCTTTCGCGAGCGCGTGGGGCAGGCGCCGCTGGAATACCTCACGCAATGGCGCATGTTCAAGGCCGGCAACATGCTGGGCCAGGGCAACGCCGCGCTGGGCACCATCGCCGGCGCGGTGGGCTATGAATCGGAAGCCGCGTTCAGCAAGGCCTTCAAGCGCGAGAAGGGGATGGCGCCCGGTGCCTGGCGCGCGGCGACACGCGAGGGCGTCGCGGCCTGA
- the urtA gene encoding urea ABC transporter substrate-binding protein, whose amino-acid sequence MQRRFTLKALTAAVALASISAAPAFAADTIKVGVLHSLSGTMAISETVLKDTVLMAIDDINKKGGVLGKQLEPVVVDPASNWPLFAEKTKQLLGQDKVSVIFGCWTSVSRKSVLPVVEEMNGLLFYPVQYEGEELSKNVFYTGAAPNQQAIPAVDYLMSKEGGGAKRWVLLGTDYVYPRTTNKILRAYLKSKGVKDTDIDEKYTPFGHSDYQTIVADIKKFSAGGKTAVVSTINGDSNVPFYKELGNAGLKAKDVPVVAFSVGEEELRGVDTKPLVGHLAAWNYFMSIKNPTNTAFIKQWGDYAKAKNIAGHKDKPLTNDPMEATWIGIHMWKQAVEKAKSTDTDKVIAAMAGQTFTAPSGIVSKMDEKNHHLHKSVFIGEIKADGQFSVVWKTPGPVKAKPWSPYIEGNDKKPDQPAGKSL is encoded by the coding sequence ATGCAACGTCGTTTCACCCTCAAGGCGCTCACCGCCGCCGTCGCCCTGGCCAGCATCTCCGCTGCGCCGGCCTTTGCCGCCGACACCATCAAGGTCGGCGTGCTGCACTCGCTGTCGGGCACGATGGCCATCTCGGAAACCGTGTTGAAAGACACCGTGCTGATGGCCATCGACGACATCAACAAGAAGGGCGGCGTGCTGGGCAAGCAGCTCGAGCCTGTGGTGGTCGACCCGGCTTCCAATTGGCCGCTGTTCGCTGAAAAAACCAAGCAGCTGCTCGGCCAGGACAAGGTGTCGGTGATCTTCGGCTGCTGGACCTCGGTGTCGCGCAAGTCGGTGCTGCCGGTGGTTGAGGAAATGAACGGCCTCCTGTTCTACCCCGTGCAATACGAGGGTGAAGAACTCTCGAAGAACGTGTTCTACACGGGCGCCGCGCCCAACCAGCAAGCCATTCCGGCCGTCGACTACCTGATGAGCAAGGAAGGCGGCGGCGCCAAGCGCTGGGTGCTGCTGGGCACCGACTACGTGTACCCCCGCACGACCAACAAGATCCTGCGCGCCTACCTGAAGAGCAAGGGCGTGAAGGACACCGACATCGACGAGAAGTACACGCCGTTCGGCCACAGCGACTACCAGACCATCGTCGCCGACATCAAGAAGTTCTCGGCTGGCGGCAAGACGGCCGTGGTGTCGACCATCAACGGCGACTCCAACGTGCCGTTCTACAAGGAACTGGGCAACGCGGGCCTCAAGGCCAAGGACGTGCCGGTTGTCGCCTTCTCGGTGGGCGAAGAAGAACTGCGCGGCGTGGACACCAAGCCGCTGGTGGGCCACCTGGCCGCATGGAACTACTTCATGTCGATCAAGAACCCGACCAACACGGCGTTCATCAAGCAGTGGGGCGACTACGCCAAGGCCAAGAACATCGCCGGCCACAAGGACAAGCCGCTGACCAACGACCCGATGGAAGCCACCTGGATCGGCATCCACATGTGGAAGCAGGCGGTCGAGAAGGCCAAGAGCACCGACACCGACAAGGTGATCGCGGCGATGGCTGGCCAGACCTTCACGGCACCCTCGGGCATCGTCTCGAAGATGGACGAGAAGAACCATCACCTGCACAAGAGCGTGTTCATCGGCGAGATCAAGGCCGACGGCCAGTTCAGCGTGGTGTGGAAGACGCCGGGTCCGGTCAAGGCCAAGCCGTGGAGCCCGTACATCGAAGGCAACGACAAGAAGCCGGATCAGCCGGCTGGCAAGTCGCTGTAA
- a CDS encoding 3',5'-nucleoside bisphosphate phosphatase has product MSSILNADLHCHSVVSDGTLTPEELAARAAANGVELWALTDHDEVGGQHRAADAARANGLRYLTGTEISVTFANETVHIVGLGFDPDDAAMTQGLYDTRGGRGKRAQEMAEGLAKVGIHGAYEGALKFVGNPELISRTHFARFLVEQGHCRDTPEVFRKFLTEGKPGYVPHRWASLKDAVQWITAAKGMAVIAHPGRYKFTANEEYALFLEFKAHGGQAIEVVTGSHTTAEYVEYADKALEFDFAASRGSDFHSPDESHCDLGKLPPLPGALTPVWELLSHRIQQ; this is encoded by the coding sequence GTGTCCTCCATTCTCAATGCCGATCTGCACTGCCATTCCGTGGTTTCCGACGGCACACTGACGCCCGAAGAATTGGCCGCGCGCGCCGCCGCCAACGGGGTCGAGCTCTGGGCTCTCACCGATCACGACGAAGTCGGCGGCCAGCACCGCGCGGCCGACGCGGCACGCGCAAACGGCCTGCGCTATCTCACCGGCACCGAAATTTCGGTGACCTTCGCCAACGAAACGGTGCACATCGTCGGACTGGGCTTCGACCCCGACGACGCCGCGATGACGCAGGGCCTCTACGACACGCGCGGCGGCCGCGGCAAGCGCGCGCAGGAAATGGCCGAGGGTCTGGCCAAGGTCGGCATCCATGGCGCCTATGAAGGCGCGCTCAAGTTCGTCGGCAACCCGGAGCTGATCTCGCGCACCCACTTTGCACGCTTTCTGGTCGAGCAGGGCCACTGCCGCGACACGCCCGAGGTGTTCCGCAAGTTCCTCACCGAGGGCAAGCCCGGCTACGTGCCGCACCGCTGGGCGTCGCTGAAGGACGCGGTGCAATGGATCACGGCCGCCAAGGGCATGGCCGTCATTGCGCATCCGGGGCGCTACAAGTTCACCGCGAACGAGGAATACGCACTGTTCCTCGAGTTCAAGGCGCATGGCGGGCAGGCGATCGAGGTCGTCACCGGCAGCCATACGACAGCCGAATACGTCGAATACGCCGACAAGGCGCTCGAGTTCGATTTCGCCGCTTCGCGCGGCAGCGATTTCCACAGCCCCGACGAAAGCCATTGCGATCTCGGCAAGCTGCCACCGTTGCCCGGTGCGCTCACGCCGGTGTGGGAACTGCTCAGCCATCGCATCCAGCAGTGA